One Zingiber officinale cultivar Zhangliang chromosome 10B, Zo_v1.1, whole genome shotgun sequence genomic window, tatatcactacccatgagcatgtgaaatcagataggtatcaatacgagatgcaaacaaacaatcaatcaagcaggcaacatgtatcgggcagtgattaaccgaacaaataagaaaacacaattaatgcaaattgttaatttcattactaagcatatcaaagacaataagtcaaaagtacccacctccgaTTAGAAAAGTCCATTCTGGtccgaacacgacgtcgagatactcgtctcgcgtcaaggtcctgtaataccaatacacagatattttatttagctaaaaattcaaatgaattgctaaataaaattcccaccacaacttaggacaaaaccctaagtcataatcattaccctacctaattaaacacataaaatttagttactcaacctatatcaaataactaaatcaaactcttAACTCAATTAAGAAAACCCTAATTATTAATCAACCTTAACTGGCCATCGATTAACTTGTCCACATCAAAACCTAAATCCACCAACCGAATACCCCAGTGCATAGAACCTCACCTCTTATAATTCTTCCCTTCTGTTTGATTCTCAACCACAGATGGTTGCTGCCAGAAGAAGACTAGACTCCACAACCAAATTACTTCAACCACCTAATGTCTCTGGTGAGTAAGAGGAAAAATATGAATTGATCACATAATATCTAAATCATCAAATGAAACATGATGCCTTACCAACTTGATacacttcttcctctctgccggcTTCTGGTGGCGAAGAAAAGGAACCAGCTGTGGAGAGGTCTAGGGCACAAGGCTAAGGTAGAGAAGAGGTGGCGCCGTGAGATGAGTGTCGCGGCTGAGCACAGAAGAAAAAgtcggctctgtgagttgtgGCCGGTGGTCGGCTGGCGTCACTGTGCTGGCCTCGTGCGGGAAGAGGACTCAACAGTGGCACGCCAAAGGAGAACTAGGGTTAGCTGTCAACATCGTTGCCCGACGATCGGGTGGCTGGTGGCGGCGTCAGCTGTGGCCGACGCGAGGAAGGAGGAAAAGAAGTTGCGCTCCTTATCTCAGCGGCAGAAAGGGCATCGGCtgtcggcgctgctccgtgcgtcgccggcggctagggcacaggggaaggAGGTCgacgtcggcagaggagaagaagagataggagaagagaggcgtcggcgccggttagggcaagggaagaaGGTTTCGGGCACGCGTGGGTTCGGCGTTGGGTGCACGGGGAAAGAAgcggaggaaataaagaaaacgggaaataaaaataaggaaaaagaaaaagaattaaatatataaactttttctcgcttaaatggatagcctaaacatgcttttccggatcccatttttatccccgtcaactcgtacatacgagctccgaaaatttcccgataaatttccaaaaatttcggaaaatttccttattaatattcgcctatttccggtattttacaagcaGTTTAATACATGTTGAGAGATTAACTAGTTGAATTGATTTAGACAATCTATCGACAAAATCTTGCTAAAGAGACCTGTCATCAGTTGCATTGCCTGCAGAACCTTGGTATCTGGAGTCACTGTGATCAGTTTATTCTAGATATAGGAAAAGAATCAGCATCAGATTGGAAGCAAAATAACAAAATCTTGAAATAATACTTCTACTCAATTCAAAATTTTCAGACATTGTCTGTACAACTTGAGATtgaaatttacctcttcagtcaTGATGTCACCAACTTTAGTTGACTTGGAAGATCTTCCCTGTACAATCATTTTCTGGAGATAATCTGAAGAAGAAGGAATCGTTAATAACAAAAGTAATTTGCGCGGCAAGtataattgcataaaagaaccattatcaaaactggttCTTAGTTTTCAAAAAAGATATTGAACAGAGGTGAAGGCCAAATTTATCTGCTAATCAACTGCTCTTGTAGGATgttaaaatagtcttaaactTATTTCCCTAATGTCTTGAAGAGGTGAAGAACAAATCCGCTGCTTAGAGAGAACTGGCACACACATTGGACCATCACACAATTGATTTGCATCAAGTAAATGATTGTGTTTGAGACAATGTGATTATCAAAATGTCATGAAAATAACTTTCaggataattagataatttttaacttaattgaaATTTAAAACTTCACATTGGTGTACACTCAGTTGTAAAAAGATTGCCATAAAAATTGAAGCTGCCGAAGAACATATGAAAATCATCTACCCAGTTGAATCTACTGGAGCAGCCATAGAATTGAGAAATTTACCAACTAATTGGAAAATATCTTATGATTTCACATAAATGTTTAGCTTTATCCATGCACCCATGAGCACATTTAATACCATTTCACAGCCAACAAAAACAAACATGGACAACCAATTACCTCTCTTAGTAATAATTCCAGCAATTGCCTTCTCTTCTTCGGGTCTCACCACCACTAAAACTCCAACATTGTGTTGTCTCATCTAGAAAAAGTAGAGCATAAGCCGTCAGTTAAAACTATTTAAAGCTGGATGGTAATCCCAAACAAGATTGACACAATGGCCATTTACAGATTTGATAGCATCATAAACAGTGTCATCAGTTGTGCACCACAGCCAGGAACCATCAACATTCTTCCCCTTAGCTGTAAGAACATCTCGAATAGTCGTGCTTTCAAAACCATGCTCTTCCAACTGTGTAGGTGAAACTGACTCAAAACGTGAAAACATAGTAGGTAACAAAAGTAAGCTACTTAAATTAACGTTGAACTCATAGGGATCCAATCAATACAGCTTGAAATCCAGGAATTAGAAGAGAGAACCAAAATGACTTAGTATGGCTTATATCTGCGTCCACGTCCACTGTCATTGTTCTGACCTCCACTTGAGTTGCCACCATATTTTCCCCCATGTTGCGGTCTTGAGACAAGTGCTTCAGGCTATTGCCTAAGATAAATGGAGAATGTATTGATGATTTAACAATCTTAGTTACAAAACAAGACAAAAAAACATATGGAAGACAAAAAACAAAGAGCTTTTGTTACTCCACGAGAATGTTTATCTGTTGAAACAATTGTTAGCTCACTTACAACACATATCCAAGTCGTCCATCGGGTAAGACCATGGGCACCATTGTCATGCCAGTAGGGATCTGCCCCCTTCCATAAGCCATAGACTGCAAAGTAGGCAAAATGAGATATGCAAAACCCTCTGAATAGAAATATGAGAAACAAAAGGTAAGGCAAATAATGCAGTAAAACAATGAGCCTTTCGCATTTTCCTTAAAGAAGCATGTTGTACTTTATACCTACTGAAACCTTGAAGCTAGAGCACCATAAGCACCTCCCAACACACCGTACCCCATTTGAGATAAAACTCCCTagtacttgaaattcaaaaaCCAAGTTGACTACCAGCAGCTAAGATTGTGGAATTACTAACCGGGATCGCATTGTTGATAGAAGTCCTCGAAATCTACACAGGCGAATAACCAGGAAACAACAGAAGGTCAATGACGATAACATCGttgagaaaggaaaagaagaaagaagcagaGTGGAGTTACCAGTGGTGAGTGCCCTGATGATGGTGGCTCGCCGGCCCTTGATGTCGCAGAACACCTCCTCCACCAGGCGGGAGTTTTGAGCTGCCGATCCACGGTCCATCTCGGCGATCGAGGGGGCTCCTAATTGGTCATAGAGCTGAGAACGTAGCCAAGAGAGAGAAGGGCGTCAAGCTTCGTGAGCGAGGGGCAACTCGATCAAAAAGGGAAAACCAGATCTTTCTTTCAGATATGAGTTTTAACGCCATCCATACCTAAAACCTCAGATCTACAAgagggaaagaagaaggagaCTCACGAAGCTGGTCCTTGATGACGCCGGCAATGGAGTAGGGGAGGGGGTTGATCGGGGGAAGCAGATGGCGGCGAAAGGAGTCACAGATTGTTGATGAAGTCCCCGAAGGGATCAAGGTTTGGTTTCAGCGCCATGTCGCGCAGCCGTATGAGGAGAAAGATCGTATGAGGGGAGAGGTTTAGGGTTCGGGTAGGTTAAGGGGGGAAAATAGAGCGCCAAAAAATTTTCGGAGAGAGGGAAGCAAATCACTGCTACTACAAAAACAACGAAGGAGAAAAACGGCGAAAGAATaaattcaaagacaacagtttattaaaactgttgtctttgacccctaaaaaagcgcttaaagacaacagttttagaaaactgttgtaaaaagtgttgttgattttacaaaaaattgCTCAAGAACAATGGTTTTtacaaaactattgtcttttattttttcaggcgctcaaagacaatggttttgtcaaaaaccgttgtctttaaccaaattaacaacagttccttctaaaaccattgtctttatgatgttgtcttttaacaattttgttgtagtgaatgctactaaggtggcgactgttgcagtgggagacgtttacttatcttttgataggaatagaaatttaattttaagaaattatctttatgtacccagttttagaaagaatttaatttcagtttctaaactgtatttggatggatattcagtttcctttagtaacaatgtggttataaagagaaataaagtgattatctgttctggtgcattggttggcaatttatatactttaaatctaatttctcccacaaagcaaaatatggaaattaataacacatcttctaactctaataagagaaaagaaccttcggaaatgaaccaaacgtatctttggcatctaaggcttggtcatattaacttaagtagaattcaaagacttgtagccgatggactcttgggttcattagagttggaaaactttccaacatgtaaatcctgcttggaaggtaaaatgaccaagagaccttttaacgccaaggggtatagagccaaagatgcgttagaactggttcattctgatttgagtggtcctatgtctatccaggcaagaggtggttatgaatacttcgtctcttttatagacgattattcaagatacagatacatttacctgatgcgccgaagtctgaatgctttaacaagtttaacgaatatagggctgatgtggagaaacgtcttggtaaaagtatcaagacactacggtctgaccgtggtggcgaatacctctttggagagtttaggaattacttatcagaagttgggattcaatcccaattgtttgcacctggtacaccccagcagaatggtgtggcagaatgaaggaataggactcttatggaaatagttagatcgatgatgagttattcagaattatcaaattcgttttggggatatgctttagaaacagcaatgtacattctgaatatggtaccttctaaaacaattCCTTCTTCTCCCattgaattatggaatgggcgtaagcctagtctgaatcatatccggatatggggtagtccaatacatgtgctgaagggagatactgacaagttagaatcacgtacagaagtctgtctgtttgtgggatatcctaagggaacgaaaggtggtttgttttataatcctaaaaatcagaagattattgttagcaccaatgctcgatttttagaagaagattatgtaatgaactataagcccatgagtgaaatagttctagaagaaatacgaGAGGaaacgtctactttaataccaacagtacaagatgaagtaccactagaaactgcaacacgtgtcacacaggatacacaaccagagacaatgcatcgtcgtagtgggagggttgtaaggcaacctgagagattcatgtttttaggagagtcttcggccttgattccgggtaaacatgaacctgatccccgaacatatgacgaagcactccaagatatagatgtagtatcttggcaaaaggcaataaatttcgaaatagaatctatgtattttaataaggtctgggagcttctagaaccacctgatggtataaaagccgttgggtgtaagtgaatctacaaaaggaaaagagggatagacgggaaggtagaaaccttcaaattaaggcttgttgcgaaagggtatactcagaaagagagaatcaattatgagaagactttttcgccagtagtcatgcttaagtttatctggatactcttatccattgttgctcatatggattataagatttggcaaatggatgtcaagacagctttccttaatggaagtcttgaagaaaacatccatacgaagcaaccagaagggttcattgaaaagggcaaagggcatccagtgtgcaagctcaatcggtccatttatggactgaagaaagcttcaagatcttggaacatccggtttaacaaagtaatccagtcttatggatttattcagtgtctggatgagtcttgtgtatacaagaagtgtaatggaaacgtggtggtatttcttgtactatacgtagatgatattttgttaattggcaacaatgtcaaggtattatcagacataagggtatggttgtccaaacaatttgatatgaaggacttaggagaatgtgcacacattcttgggatcaaagtaataagggatcgcaagaaaagaatgttgtgtctatctcaaactttatatatagatacgatccttgctcgttttagcatgcaaaactcaaagaaaggttttttaccttgtAGGCATGGAGtaaccttatctaaagagatgtctccaaagacatcaaaggagatggaggatatgaagatagttccttatgctttggttgtaggaagttttatgtatgcaatgctgtgtacgagacctgatatctgttttatcgtgggcatgattagcagatattagagtaacccttgacaaggatattggactgctgtaaaacatatattaaagtacctgagaaggactagagattatatgctagtctacgaagcagacgatttgctccctgtgggttacacggattcgggtttccaatcagatagggacaatagtaagtctacgtcaggctatgtgtttactctagaaggtggagccattgcatggaggagtgttaagcagaaatgcgtctcgaactcaaccatggaagttgagtatgtggcagtttctgaggcatccaaagaagttgtatggctcaggaactttctaatggacttagatgtgattcctggtttgcccaagatcatcacaatttattgtgataatagcggtgcagttgcaaactcgaaggaaccacgagcccataaggcaagtaaacatatagagcgtaagtaccacctgatacaagacatcgtcaaacgaggagaagttgtcgttgccaagattgcatcagtagataacctggcagatcctttcactaagacccttccggcgaaagcttttgatcggcatgtggaggggatgagaatcatatGTGTGGCAAcatatatggcagcttagtcttttagtataagtgggagattgttagagtgtatactaaaagcctagcttttgtaaacatttattttgaaataaaagaatcacatttggtcaatatctacatttatttgttaaatgtaattgttcaataaatttatatagtagataacatggagtgtggtgtcacactcagaaaatcatgttattagttctctataaattataaacagttgctcacaactaagatggaaaggaacaaaccatcggaatagtcatagtgtaattaagtattagtttatcttgattaataaattacactggtacactctaagtgtattgagtaggaccattttaggtaagttctttttgtactgacttaataaaagaactagaccttagttattatggaagtgtgtgctcttaatcctaatataataacaagcacatttatttaatatttatttctttgacttatcaaagggtgaggtttagctcgataaatcaatatgcctgataagttgggaaatgatattacttatagtgtgtgttgttgagtatagaaggaatctgtgtcctagttatctaggttgataatgtccccaagaggagctcataaggattgccatgttaaaccctccaggtggacttagtccggcatgacaatgaagttgagtggtactactcttggagctagatattaattaagtgagttgtcagtaacttaacttaattagtagacattcgttatcttaaacacagggagactaacacactcatgataagaaggatcccataatgtaatttgggattggtgcggtagtgcgataataactctctagtggaatgagttattatcgatgaacttgagttgtgtgttcgggtcaaacacaggatactcaagctcatcggaaggccaaaactaatttctcctctaggtccctgtcgtagtctcattatagcctcaagtccatccaaatataagcccatcttggtgtccaagaaggaggcCGATCCactgcttggtgaccaagcaagggtcggccacattctcttctataggggtcggccctttgcttggtgaccaagcatgtaggggtcgaccacaataattcaaagaaggagggttgttttgaatttttaaaatcttctttttgtagaaaactataagttttaaaagagagattttaatttttttaaaactttccttatttgaattaggccacatgttttaatagagaattttaaaagttttgaaactttccttttttaacc contains:
- the LOC122029177 gene encoding CBS domain-containing protein CBSX3, mitochondrial-like, encoding MFSRFESVSPTQLEEHGFESTTIRDVLTAKGKNVDGSWLWCTTDDTVYDAIKSMRQHNVGVLVVVRPEEEKAIAGIITKRDYLQKMIVQGRSSKSTKVGDIMTEENKLITVTPDTKVLQAMQLMTGLFSKILSIDCLNQFN